A window of Marinobacter salarius contains these coding sequences:
- a CDS encoding ABC transporter ATP-binding protein, whose translation MLSIRGLVTSYGQIEVLHDVDIHINSGEIVSLVGANGAGKSTLLMTISGLQPTDRGAVSFEGKDLAKIASDQRVAAGIVQVPEGRQVFKDLSVHDNLLLGAYTRGKTPEVMDDLERMYTKFPILRQKRHNLAGELSGGQQQMLAMGRALMAKPRLLLLDEPSMGLAPLIIEEIFNIVKELKEEGITIFLVEQNASQALALADRGYVLETGKVVIEGTGQELLSNEKVREAYLGM comes from the coding sequence ATGCTGTCTATCCGAGGGCTGGTAACATCTTATGGCCAGATCGAGGTGCTGCATGATGTGGATATCCACATCAATAGTGGTGAGATCGTATCGCTTGTCGGTGCTAATGGTGCCGGCAAATCAACCCTCCTGATGACTATCTCCGGGCTGCAGCCTACTGACCGGGGCGCTGTTTCCTTTGAAGGCAAGGACCTCGCGAAGATCGCATCGGACCAGCGGGTGGCCGCTGGCATCGTGCAGGTGCCTGAGGGCCGGCAGGTTTTCAAGGACCTCAGTGTCCATGACAACCTTCTTCTGGGGGCCTATACCCGTGGAAAGACCCCCGAGGTAATGGACGACCTGGAGCGCATGTACACCAAGTTTCCCATCCTTCGCCAGAAACGTCATAACCTGGCCGGTGAGCTTTCCGGTGGCCAACAACAGATGCTTGCCATGGGGCGCGCACTGATGGCCAAGCCAAGACTGCTGCTTCTGGACGAACCCAGCATGGGCCTTGCACCGTTGATCATCGAAGAGATTTTCAACATCGTTAAAGAGCTCAAGGAAGAGGGCATTACCATTTTCCTGGTCGAACAGAATGCGTCTCAGGCATTGGCACTGGCCGACCGTGGCTATGTATTGGAGACCGGAAAGGTGGTGATTGAGGGAACCGGCCAGGAACTGCTCAGCAACGAGAAAGTGCGTGAGGCGTACCTGGGAATGTAA
- a CDS encoding ABC transporter ATP-binding protein, whose product MTALVEVKGLDKAFGGVHAVEGVSFAVEAGQVYSVIGPNGAGKTTLFNLITGLYTPTKGEILLNGESTAKLEPNQLAERGMCRTFQQMQICMNMTAIENVMLGRHLQLRNSLFTTLFRLPSLRTNETAARKRAADLMEYVGCGDYLDTEASAMSYGALKRLEIARALAAEPKVILLDEPAAGLNATETSALEALIRKIADQGITVMLVEHDMKLVMGISDRLLVLNYGRVLAEGNPEEVRQNPDVIAAYLGG is encoded by the coding sequence ATGACAGCACTGGTTGAAGTGAAAGGGTTGGATAAGGCCTTTGGTGGTGTTCATGCGGTTGAAGGGGTCAGTTTCGCCGTAGAAGCCGGGCAGGTCTATTCTGTCATTGGTCCGAACGGCGCCGGCAAGACCACACTGTTCAACCTGATCACCGGCCTCTACACCCCCACAAAAGGTGAGATCCTGCTTAACGGTGAAAGTACCGCGAAGCTCGAGCCGAACCAGCTTGCGGAGCGGGGCATGTGCCGGACCTTTCAGCAGATGCAGATTTGCATGAATATGACCGCCATCGAGAACGTGATGCTGGGCCGGCATCTACAGCTCAGGAACAGCCTGTTTACCACGTTGTTCCGGTTGCCGTCTCTGCGTACCAATGAGACGGCTGCCCGTAAACGCGCCGCTGATCTTATGGAATACGTTGGCTGCGGTGATTACCTGGATACGGAAGCCTCCGCCATGTCCTATGGCGCGCTCAAGCGGCTCGAAATTGCACGGGCCCTGGCCGCCGAACCAAAGGTCATTCTTCTGGATGAGCCGGCGGCGGGCCTGAATGCCACGGAAACCTCGGCATTGGAGGCGTTGATCCGGAAAATTGCAGACCAGGGCATAACCGTGATGTTGGTTGAGCACGATATGAAACTGGTGATGGGGATATCCGACCGGTTGCTGGTGCTGAACTATGGTCGTGTTCTGGCCGAAGGTAACCCCGAAGAAGTCCGTCAGAACCCGGACGTTATCGCCGCCTACCTGGGTGGCTGA
- a CDS encoding branched-chain amino acid ABC transporter permease → MLNRFMQSRLRGLVILALILIILPAFLGNPFHYELVIQMAIIAATVVGLNLLVGFAGQISLGHAGFFGLGAYFTGITTGTYGWSSLPALVVGAIAVGTIAWLVGRPILRLKGHYLSMATLAVGFIIAIILNNERAITGGPDGMPVPALDLFGWELSTFGRYSLFGIEISGVQAWYILASVVLLVAVWFALNLIESPIGRALRSVHGSEVAASVVGVDTAKYKSLVFVISAIYASVMGGLYAHFQGFITPAVASFEFSILFITMVVLGGMGSTFGVILGAVVLKLLPQVLADFQELETVMFGLILMLTMIFMPKGLLPTLTAVVSKTMRKKAGGEA, encoded by the coding sequence ATGTTGAACCGGTTTATGCAGTCGCGCCTGCGGGGTCTGGTGATCCTCGCACTAATTCTGATTATTCTTCCGGCTTTTCTGGGCAACCCGTTTCACTATGAACTGGTCATCCAGATGGCCATTATCGCCGCTACGGTTGTCGGTCTGAATCTGCTGGTGGGCTTTGCCGGCCAGATCAGTCTCGGTCATGCCGGGTTTTTTGGCCTGGGGGCTTACTTTACCGGTATTACGACCGGGACTTACGGCTGGTCTTCTTTGCCCGCGCTGGTGGTAGGGGCCATCGCAGTCGGCACTATTGCCTGGCTGGTAGGGCGCCCGATCCTGCGCCTGAAAGGGCATTACCTGTCTATGGCAACCCTCGCAGTGGGCTTCATTATTGCCATCATACTGAACAACGAACGTGCCATTACCGGCGGCCCGGACGGCATGCCGGTTCCCGCCTTGGATCTGTTCGGCTGGGAGCTAAGTACGTTTGGTCGATATTCCTTGTTTGGTATCGAGATTTCTGGTGTTCAGGCGTGGTATATCCTGGCCAGCGTGGTTCTTCTGGTGGCAGTCTGGTTTGCACTGAATCTCATTGAATCGCCTATCGGAAGAGCTTTGCGCTCCGTGCACGGCTCGGAAGTGGCGGCCAGCGTGGTGGGAGTCGATACGGCAAAGTACAAAAGCCTTGTGTTTGTGATTTCCGCCATCTATGCAAGTGTGATGGGAGGGCTTTACGCTCACTTTCAGGGCTTTATCACTCCGGCCGTAGCCAGCTTCGAATTCTCGATTCTCTTTATCACCATGGTCGTTCTTGGCGGTATGGGTTCCACATTCGGCGTGATTCTGGGCGCCGTGGTTTTGAAACTGTTGCCCCAGGTTCTGGCGGACTTCCAGGAGCTCGAAACCGTCATGTTCGGCCTGATCCTGATGCTGACCATGATTTTTATGCCCAAGGGCTTACTCCCGACCCTGACCGCTGTGGTTTCCAAAACAATGCGTAAGAAAGCGGGAGGTGAGGCATGA
- a CDS encoding branched-chain amino acid ABC transporter permease codes for MLAEFLQYLFTGITIGATYALIALGFTLIYNASHVINFAQGEFLMIGGMATVSLTAMGVPMVIAVVLAVILAGVLGIALQRFAIAPAKQADVVTLIIITIGASIFIRGIAQVVWGKEYHVMQNFSTDQPIQVFGAVLNSQSLWVLGIGAVMVVALVLFFTKTLIGKAILATSMNKEAARLVGIRTQMVLMLAFMVSALLGSVAGIVVAPITFTSYDIGIILGLKGFVAAAIGGLGSGVGAVVGGLALGIVEAMAAGYISSDYKDAVAFSMILLVLFFMPRGLFGAKVVERV; via the coding sequence ATGCTCGCAGAATTCTTACAGTACCTGTTCACCGGGATTACTATCGGTGCGACTTACGCCCTGATCGCCCTCGGTTTTACCCTGATTTATAACGCCAGCCACGTCATCAATTTTGCCCAGGGCGAGTTTTTGATGATTGGCGGTATGGCGACTGTTTCCCTGACAGCCATGGGAGTGCCCATGGTGATTGCAGTTGTGCTGGCGGTCATTCTGGCAGGTGTGCTGGGTATTGCCCTTCAGCGCTTCGCCATCGCACCGGCCAAACAGGCCGACGTAGTAACGCTGATTATCATCACCATCGGTGCATCCATTTTCATCCGGGGCATTGCTCAGGTTGTCTGGGGCAAGGAGTACCACGTGATGCAGAATTTCAGTACGGACCAGCCTATCCAGGTCTTTGGCGCCGTGCTGAACAGCCAAAGCCTGTGGGTTCTTGGTATTGGCGCGGTCATGGTGGTAGCTCTGGTGTTGTTCTTTACCAAGACTTTGATCGGTAAAGCGATTCTTGCGACATCCATGAACAAGGAGGCGGCGCGCCTGGTGGGGATCCGTACCCAGATGGTGCTCATGCTGGCGTTTATGGTGTCTGCGCTGCTGGGCTCGGTGGCTGGCATTGTGGTTGCCCCGATCACCTTCACGTCCTATGACATCGGTATCATTCTCGGCCTGAAAGGCTTTGTTGCTGCGGCTATCGGTGGTCTCGGCAGCGGTGTCGGTGCAGTTGTCGGTGGCCTTGCTCTTGGTATTGTTGAAGCCATGGCGGCCGGTTATATCTCGTCTGATTACAAGGACGCCGTAGCGTTTTCCATGATTCTGCTGGTGCTTTTCTTTATGCCCCGAGGATTGTTCGGTGCCAAAGTAGTGGAGCGCGTCTGA
- a CDS encoding ABC transporter substrate-binding protein: MLKTMMRRAGQCAVVAAACLMMSAQAAEPIKIGSFLSVTGPASFLGDPELKTLEMYVEKINEEGGVLGRQLELIHYDDVGNASSARNFASRLIRSDRVDIIVGGSTTGATMAAVPLIEQAQVPFISLAGAVVITTPVKKWVFKTPQSDRMAAERILADMKDRGITKIGLISGTGGFGSSGRTQTLEVAEQMGMDVVADVTYSGSDTDMTAQLTNIRNTKGVEAVLNFGFGQGPAIVTRNYVQLGMKLPFYQSHGVASDSFLDLAGSSAEGLRLPASPLLVPDSLPQEDPQKEVVQNYKAEYEAHWDSKVSAFGAYAYDGLMLAVRAIEKAGSTDPEAVRSALENIQGYVGVTGEFNMSPDDHNGLDADSFRILEVQNGEWKLID; this comes from the coding sequence ATGCTTAAAACGATGATGCGCCGCGCAGGTCAATGCGCAGTGGTTGCTGCAGCATGCCTCATGATGAGTGCGCAGGCAGCTGAACCAATCAAAATCGGGTCGTTCCTGTCAGTAACAGGTCCGGCATCCTTCCTTGGCGATCCCGAGCTGAAAACCCTCGAGATGTATGTCGAGAAAATCAACGAAGAAGGCGGTGTCCTCGGGCGTCAACTGGAGCTGATCCACTATGACGACGTTGGGAATGCTTCCTCTGCCCGTAACTTCGCCAGCCGTCTGATCCGTTCGGATCGAGTGGATATCATTGTGGGCGGCAGCACCACCGGCGCCACAATGGCTGCGGTTCCGCTGATTGAACAGGCACAAGTTCCGTTTATCTCTCTGGCAGGTGCTGTCGTTATTACGACCCCGGTGAAGAAGTGGGTATTCAAAACCCCTCAGTCTGACCGCATGGCGGCGGAACGTATCCTGGCGGACATGAAAGACCGTGGAATTACCAAGATTGGTCTGATTTCCGGCACAGGTGGCTTTGGCAGTTCCGGCCGCACCCAGACTCTGGAGGTGGCAGAGCAGATGGGTATGGATGTGGTCGCTGATGTTACCTATAGCGGATCTGATACGGATATGACCGCACAGCTGACCAATATCCGTAACACGAAAGGAGTAGAAGCCGTCCTCAACTTTGGTTTTGGTCAGGGGCCCGCTATCGTCACCCGCAACTATGTTCAGTTGGGAATGAAGCTTCCGTTCTATCAATCTCACGGTGTCGCGTCTGACAGCTTCCTTGATTTGGCGGGTTCGTCAGCCGAAGGTCTTCGTCTGCCGGCATCCCCCTTGTTGGTTCCGGACTCATTGCCGCAAGAGGATCCTCAGAAAGAAGTGGTTCAGAATTACAAGGCTGAATATGAAGCTCACTGGGACTCCAAGGTTTCAGCCTTTGGCGCCTACGCCTATGACGGGCTGATGCTGGCCGTTCGTGCCATTGAAAAGGCAGGCTCTACCGATCCTGAAGCGGTACGCAGTGCTCTGGAAAATATTCAGGGTTATGTCGGGGTGACCGGTGAGTTCAACATGTCGCCGGACGACCACAATGGCCTTGATGCCGACTCCTTCCGCATTCTGGAAGTCCAGAACGGCGAATGGAAACTGATTGACTGA
- the paaX gene encoding phenylacetic acid degradation operon negative regulatory protein PaaX, whose amino-acid sequence MTAKSQLELLVQNFQKKRPLRAGSLISTIYGDAIVPRGGNVWLGSLMKLVEPMGISQRLVRTSVYRLVQESWLQTEKVGRCSYYSLTGPGLRRFEQAFQHVYNLETEEWSGSWCLVYLNQLSPELRQKVRDELKWLSFGSMAPGLMEHPRFTRSELIPMLQEWGALEDTIVMQTVPMEQKSPRALRLQVRESWNLDELGGRYRRFLSQFRPLWRELQSDDTLSPEECLTVRILLIHEYRKILLRDPILPDELLPGDWEGRSAKQLCRNLYRQIYVRAEQWLDETLENASGPLPGPGEKFYRRFGGLRDVASKTDFTTERETS is encoded by the coding sequence ATGACTGCGAAAAGCCAACTCGAACTACTTGTCCAGAATTTTCAGAAGAAGCGGCCACTGCGCGCCGGTTCTCTTATCAGCACAATCTATGGCGATGCCATCGTTCCTCGTGGAGGCAACGTCTGGCTTGGCAGTCTGATGAAGCTGGTGGAACCCATGGGCATCAGCCAACGTCTGGTTCGAACCTCTGTTTATCGCCTGGTTCAAGAATCCTGGCTACAAACTGAGAAAGTCGGGCGATGCAGTTATTACAGCCTCACCGGCCCCGGGCTACGCCGCTTCGAGCAGGCTTTTCAGCATGTCTACAATCTGGAAACGGAGGAGTGGAGCGGTAGCTGGTGCCTCGTGTATCTGAACCAGCTATCTCCCGAGCTTCGCCAGAAGGTTCGGGATGAACTGAAGTGGCTCAGCTTCGGTAGCATGGCACCCGGCCTGATGGAACACCCCAGGTTCACCCGCAGCGAGCTGATACCGATGCTCCAGGAATGGGGCGCCCTGGAGGACACCATCGTCATGCAGACGGTGCCAATGGAGCAAAAGAGCCCGAGGGCACTGCGACTTCAAGTTCGCGAAAGCTGGAACCTGGATGAACTCGGCGGCCGGTATCGACGCTTCCTGAGCCAGTTTCGCCCGCTTTGGCGCGAACTGCAGTCCGATGACACCCTCAGCCCTGAGGAATGCCTGACCGTCCGTATCCTGCTCATACACGAGTATCGAAAAATTCTGCTCCGGGACCCCATCCTGCCCGATGAGTTGCTACCGGGTGACTGGGAAGGGCGCAGCGCCAAGCAACTTTGCCGAAACCTGTATCGTCAAATCTATGTACGGGCTGAACAGTGGCTGGATGAAACCCTGGAAAACGCTTCCGGCCCTCTGCCGGGGCCCGGGGAGAAGTTTTATCGGCGTTTCGGTGGCCTGAGAGATGTCGCCAGCAAGACTGATTTCACAACGGAGCGAGAAACGTCATAG
- a CDS encoding thioesterase family protein yields MNFDELMKSEANGKDLVVPSSWGQGRASFGGVVAALVFDRMASVVAPDRPMRSMQVSFVGPVTPDEPATVEAEILREGKAVSQVLGRIVQGGEPKLVALASFGSDRESDVSVDAAPAPEAKPVEQCHGLDFIEGVTPEFIQHIEMRWAFGNLPFSGKGGRELGGWMQFRQTPETFSDAHIVALVDAWPPAVLPYVKQRVKTSSLSWALDIVHPRPVLEPGDWLLYKAEIDKADAGYGHTQAGIWTASGELVALSRQTVTVFG; encoded by the coding sequence ATGAATTTTGATGAATTGATGAAGAGTGAGGCCAACGGTAAAGATCTGGTTGTCCCTTCAAGCTGGGGCCAAGGGCGTGCCTCTTTTGGTGGGGTGGTTGCAGCCCTGGTATTTGACCGAATGGCCAGTGTGGTCGCACCCGACCGCCCCATGCGTTCAATGCAGGTGTCTTTTGTGGGGCCAGTAACGCCGGATGAGCCGGCGACAGTCGAGGCTGAAATTCTGCGGGAAGGCAAGGCCGTCAGTCAGGTTTTGGGCCGCATTGTCCAGGGCGGAGAGCCGAAGTTGGTGGCGCTGGCGAGTTTTGGAAGCGACCGGGAGTCTGACGTTTCGGTGGATGCCGCACCAGCGCCCGAGGCGAAGCCGGTGGAGCAGTGCCACGGCCTGGATTTCATTGAAGGTGTTACACCGGAGTTCATTCAGCACATTGAGATGCGCTGGGCGTTTGGCAATCTTCCGTTCAGTGGTAAAGGTGGTCGGGAGCTTGGTGGCTGGATGCAGTTCCGGCAAACGCCTGAAACCTTTTCAGATGCCCACATTGTCGCGCTTGTTGATGCATGGCCGCCTGCTGTTTTGCCGTATGTGAAGCAGCGGGTGAAAACGAGCTCCTTAAGCTGGGCCCTTGACATTGTGCACCCCAGACCAGTATTGGAGCCAGGAGACTGGCTATTATACAAGGCGGAGATTGATAAGGCTGACGCGGGATACGGTCATACCCAGGCCGGTATCTGGACCGCTAGTGGAGAGCTCGTAGCGCTGAGCCGACAAACGGTAACGGTATTTGGATAG
- a CDS encoding DEAD/DEAH box helicase yields MSELSFADLGLDPAVLEAVAAVGYEKPSPIQAQTIPALLAGKHLLGVAQTGTGKTAAFALPLLSRIDASVMEPQILVLAPTRELAIQVAEAFTTYASKFRNFHVLPIYGGQDFFPQIKGLRRGAQVIVGTPGRMLDHLRKGTLKLDSLKALVLDEADEMLRMGFIDDVEAILAKTPDNCQRALFSATMPPQIKKVAQTYLRDATEVKIESETRTVERISQFVLPVYAERKLDALTRILEVEPLDAAIIFVRTKAETTLLAEKLSARGHAVAPLNGDLNQRQREQTVEDLKRGKKDIIVATDVAARGLDVPRITHVINYDVPYDTEAYIHRVGRTGRAGREGKAILLVTPRERSWLRTLERATNSPMESYELPSPNALKKMREEQFESQLLGFAEDGKLGKAMALLDEIAERNDMDIAMVAGALACYLEASQPGSLPLEQPEALPVVSATAPPRRDRKGGRPGGKPGGFKPGFKKGPKGRGGPGPKGKPPGKGGKPSGKRPPRQG; encoded by the coding sequence ATGTCTGAATTGTCTTTTGCCGACCTCGGCCTGGATCCCGCTGTCCTCGAAGCAGTTGCCGCCGTTGGCTATGAAAAGCCCTCTCCCATACAGGCCCAGACGATCCCTGCGCTGTTGGCTGGCAAACACTTACTGGGTGTTGCCCAAACGGGTACCGGTAAAACCGCCGCCTTTGCGCTGCCTTTGCTGAGCCGGATCGACGCGTCTGTTATGGAACCACAGATCCTGGTTCTGGCACCCACGCGGGAACTGGCCATCCAGGTGGCCGAAGCGTTTACCACCTATGCCAGCAAGTTCCGCAACTTCCACGTTCTGCCTATCTATGGCGGCCAGGACTTTTTCCCTCAGATCAAGGGCCTGCGCCGCGGTGCCCAGGTGATCGTGGGCACCCCTGGCCGAATGCTGGATCACCTCCGCAAGGGCACACTGAAGCTGGACAGCCTCAAGGCGCTGGTACTGGACGAAGCCGACGAAATGCTGCGCATGGGCTTCATCGACGACGTGGAAGCGATCCTGGCAAAGACCCCGGACAACTGCCAACGCGCACTGTTCTCCGCGACCATGCCGCCGCAGATCAAGAAGGTCGCCCAGACCTATCTGCGCGACGCCACGGAAGTGAAAATCGAGAGCGAGACCCGCACGGTTGAACGCATTTCGCAGTTTGTGCTGCCGGTCTATGCCGAACGCAAACTGGATGCCCTGACCCGCATCCTGGAAGTGGAACCGCTCGACGCCGCCATTATTTTTGTGCGGACGAAAGCGGAAACCACGTTGCTGGCTGAGAAACTATCCGCACGCGGCCATGCCGTAGCACCGCTGAACGGTGACCTGAACCAGCGCCAGCGCGAGCAGACAGTGGAAGACCTCAAGCGCGGCAAGAAAGACATCATCGTGGCAACCGATGTTGCGGCCCGCGGCCTTGATGTCCCCCGCATTACTCACGTAATCAACTACGACGTGCCTTACGACACCGAAGCTTACATTCACCGGGTTGGCCGCACCGGCCGTGCCGGTCGTGAGGGCAAGGCGATTCTGCTGGTCACGCCTCGTGAACGCAGCTGGCTGCGCACGCTTGAGCGCGCCACCAATTCGCCGATGGAATCCTATGAACTGCCCTCGCCCAACGCTCTGAAGAAGATGCGCGAAGAGCAGTTTGAATCACAACTTCTGGGCTTTGCCGAGGATGGCAAGCTGGGCAAGGCGATGGCGTTGCTCGATGAAATTGCCGAACGCAACGACATGGACATTGCGATGGTTGCTGGTGCGCTGGCTTGCTATCTGGAGGCATCCCAGCCGGGCTCACTGCCCCTGGAACAGCCGGAAGCACTGCCGGTGGTTTCTGCCACCGCTCCGCCACGTCGTGACCGTAAAGGTGGCCGTCCGGGCGGTAAGCCAGGCGGGTTCAAGCCAGGATTCAAGAAGGGCCCCAAGGGCCGCGGCGGCCCAGGCCCGAAGGGCAAGCCTCCCGGCAAGGGTGGCAAGCCTTCTGGTAAACGCCCACCCCGCCAGGGCTGA
- a CDS encoding dihydrofolate reductase produces MRKALIVAMSRNRVIGRNNKLPWYLPGDLRYFKQATMGKPIIMGRKTWDSIGRPLPGRMNVVISRNPEWEAPAGTVAAESLEDALVKAEAQAEIEGGDEVMIIGGGQIYAEALPMVDRIYVTQVHAEVEGDAFFPEVNWDEWEELGREDFSASDNNPYDYSFVVYQRPSQP; encoded by the coding sequence ATGAGGAAAGCTCTCATAGTGGCTATGTCCCGAAACCGGGTCATCGGCCGAAACAATAAGCTACCGTGGTATTTGCCGGGCGATCTCAGGTACTTCAAACAGGCCACCATGGGAAAACCCATCATCATGGGCCGGAAAACCTGGGATTCCATTGGTAGACCGTTGCCCGGGCGAATGAACGTGGTGATTTCACGGAATCCGGAATGGGAGGCGCCCGCCGGAACGGTTGCGGCAGAATCATTGGAAGACGCATTGGTCAAAGCCGAAGCACAGGCCGAGATTGAAGGCGGAGATGAAGTCATGATCATCGGCGGTGGGCAGATCTACGCCGAAGCGCTGCCGATGGTGGATCGGATCTACGTCACCCAGGTGCACGCCGAGGTGGAGGGAGACGCCTTCTTTCCGGAAGTGAACTGGGATGAGTGGGAAGAGCTCGGACGGGAGGATTTCTCCGCGTCCGATAATAACCCTTACGACTACAGCTTCGTCGTCTACCAGCGCCCAAGTCAGCCTTGA
- a CDS encoding thymidylate synthase yields the protein MKAYLDLMKDVVDNGMDRGDRTGVGTRSVFGRQIRFDLQDGFPLVTTKKVHLRSIIQELLWFLQGSTDNNWLKERNVSIWNEWALENGDLGPIYGKQWRSWHCPDGSTVDQISEVINQIRNKPNSRRLIVSAWNPAELPDESIGPQDNVRQGRMALAPCHCLFQFYVADGKLSCQLYQRSADLFLGVPFNIASYALLTHMIAQQCDLGVGEFVHTFGDCHLYQNHLTDDIVFEQLKREPRALPKLLIKRKPSSIFEYELEDFEFEGYEPHSGIKAPIAI from the coding sequence ATGAAAGCCTATCTCGACCTGATGAAAGACGTGGTAGACAACGGCATGGACCGTGGTGACCGCACCGGCGTCGGCACCCGCTCGGTCTTCGGCCGCCAGATTCGCTTTGACCTGCAGGACGGCTTCCCGCTGGTGACCACCAAGAAAGTCCACCTGCGTAGTATTATCCAGGAGCTACTGTGGTTCCTGCAGGGGTCCACCGACAACAACTGGCTGAAAGAACGCAACGTTTCTATCTGGAATGAATGGGCCCTGGAGAACGGAGACCTTGGTCCTATTTACGGCAAACAGTGGCGAAGCTGGCACTGCCCGGACGGCAGCACTGTTGACCAGATCAGCGAGGTGATTAATCAGATTCGCAACAAGCCTAATTCACGCCGGTTGATTGTCTCGGCGTGGAACCCTGCTGAGCTCCCGGATGAATCCATTGGCCCACAGGACAACGTCCGCCAGGGTCGCATGGCCTTGGCTCCGTGCCACTGCCTGTTCCAGTTCTACGTCGCCGACGGCAAGCTCTCCTGTCAGCTCTATCAGCGCAGTGCGGATCTGTTCCTGGGGGTGCCGTTCAATATTGCCTCGTATGCGTTGCTGACTCACATGATTGCCCAGCAGTGCGATCTGGGTGTGGGGGAGTTCGTCCATACCTTTGGTGATTGTCACCTGTACCAGAACCACCTGACCGACGACATCGTGTTCGAGCAGTTGAAGCGGGAGCCACGGGCGTTGCCCAAACTGCTGATCAAGCGTAAGCCTTCTTCAATTTTCGAGTATGAGCTGGAGGATTTCGAGTTTGAGGGTTACGAGCCTCATTCTGGGATTAAGGCGCCTATCGCTATTTGA
- the lgt gene encoding prolipoprotein diacylglyceryl transferase, with protein sequence MLQHPQIDPVAIAIGPLKIHWYGLTYLVGFLVGWWLGRLRARKPWSPITEVQMGDMLFYIALGVILGGRFGYVIFYNFSAFAADPLMLLRVWEGGMSFHGGLLGVIFAMWWFGRKVGRTFWQIADFVAPLVPVGLGAGRIGNFINGELWGKPTDVAWGMVFRTAPDSLARHPSQLYQFALEGVLLFIVLWWFSSKPRPRMAVSGLFLACYGVFRFLVEFVRQPDPQLGYLAFDWLTMGQVLSFPMILAGAVLIVIAYRRNAE encoded by the coding sequence ATGCTCCAGCATCCGCAAATCGATCCGGTGGCCATTGCCATCGGGCCTTTGAAAATACACTGGTATGGCTTGACCTACCTGGTCGGATTTCTTGTGGGCTGGTGGCTGGGCCGCCTTCGCGCCCGCAAGCCCTGGTCGCCCATTACCGAAGTGCAGATGGGAGACATGCTGTTCTACATTGCCCTTGGGGTAATACTGGGCGGCCGCTTTGGCTATGTAATCTTCTACAATTTCAGTGCCTTCGCGGCTGACCCGTTGATGTTGCTGCGCGTGTGGGAAGGGGGAATGTCCTTCCACGGTGGTCTGCTTGGTGTGATCTTCGCCATGTGGTGGTTCGGTCGCAAGGTGGGTCGCACCTTCTGGCAGATTGCCGATTTCGTCGCACCACTGGTGCCGGTTGGCCTGGGTGCTGGTCGCATCGGCAACTTCATCAACGGCGAACTCTGGGGGAAGCCCACGGATGTTGCGTGGGGTATGGTTTTCCGTACCGCGCCGGACAGCCTGGCCCGGCACCCGTCCCAGCTTTACCAGTTTGCGCTGGAAGGTGTCCTGCTGTTTATCGTCCTGTGGTGGTTTTCGTCCAAACCGAGACCTCGCATGGCGGTCTCAGGCCTGTTCCTGGCGTGTTACGGCGTCTTCCGCTTCCTGGTGGAGTTTGTTCGCCAGCCCGACCCCCAGCTGGGTTACCTGGCCTTCGACTGGCTGACCATGGGGCAGGTGTTGTCGTTCCCGATGATCCTCGCGGGCGCCGTTCTGATCGTTATTGCTTACCGGAGAAACGCTGAATGA